The Camelina sativa cultivar DH55 chromosome 14, Cs, whole genome shotgun sequence genome includes a window with the following:
- the LOC104739773 gene encoding uncharacterized protein LOC104739773: MDPIASVFEKVKSFAKSSQDLVSRHFGPSRQNPIDILKRLQREAFSDLMKLRDRQEKVERIISSYKSSKGGPFQETSTHVRGEVDVLGAILLIGNTDEESFDREGVRPGLLSRFVFETSLRETDRLVAELVAGYKGEEGNLSDFSGSQQLSLAKVFYRADINDWFSAVAIPVGAHFRDVDADIVSSYQGMSLTEVSELGPPLLNQHNGSAIGLTVRKANITGSLAQSMSNLEAEQGLMATERCFRTFGQVTCHIRRSLKLSLFGCHEIFTPSSNRHSAGAITLPVSFLRRHTAVEPESSTPPLEMSRSVNHVSSSSIALKLDSLMDESTKLGGWIEIQNSRAKQVKWSVSITDNPEDEVGWGMSVGGVVDGSRNHDLFQVESYLKFNIGGRFSLSPGLAYHTNSNGRTIGLMLQSHWSL; encoded by the exons ATGGATCCAATTGCTTCGGTGTTTGAGAAAGTTAAGAGCTTTGCGAAATCGAGCCAGGATTTAGTATCCCGCCATTTCGGTCCTTCTCGCCAGAACCCG ATCGATATCTTGAAGCGATTacaaagagaagcattctcggATTTGATGAAACTTAGAGATAGACAAGAGAAAGTGGAGCGGATCATCTCCTCGTATAAATCATCTAAAGGTGGTCCGTTTCAAGAGACTAGCACTCATGTGAGAGGTGAGGTTGATGTGCTTGGAGCTATATTGCTGATTGGTAACACTGACGAGGAGAGTTTCGATAGAGAAGGAGTGAGACCTGGATTGCTTTCAAGGTTTGTGTTTGAAACGAGTCTTAGGGAGACAGATAGGCTTGTGGCTGAGCTCGTTGCTGGATACAAAGGGGAAGAAGGCAATCTCAGTGATTTCTCAGGGAGCCAGCAGTTGTCTTTAGCTAAAGTCTTCTACAGGGCAGATATTAATGATTGGTTCTCTGCTGTTGCTATTCCTGTTGGTGCCCATTTCAGAGATGTTGATGCTGATATAGTCTCTTCTTACCAG GGAATGAGTCTTACAGAAGTTTCTGAACTCGGACCACCTCTTTTAAACCAACATAATGGTAGTGCCATAGGGTTAACAGTCAGGAAGGCAAACATCACAGGTTCACTGGCACAATCCATGTCAAACCTTGAAGCTGAACAGGGTTTAATGGCAACGGAACGTTGTTTCAGAACCTTTGGGCAAGTAACTTGCCACATTCGCAGAAGTTTGAAACTATCTCTATTCGGCTGTCACGAAATTTTCACACCGTCTAGCAACCGCcactctgctggagccattacGCTTCCAGTAAGTTTCCTAAGGCGCCATACTGCTGTGGAGCCTGAATCATCAACACCGCCTCTGGAGATGAGCAGAAGCGTGAATCATGTGTCGTCTAGCTCCATTGCTTTGAAGTTAGACTCTCTAATGGACGAGTCTACAAAACTAGGGGGATGGATTGAAATTCAGAATTCAAGAGCAAAGCAAGTGAAATGGTCAGTGTCTATTACAGACAACCCAGAGGATGAAGTGGGCTGGGGCATGAGTGTTGGGGGAGTTGTTGATGGTTCAAGAAATCATGATCTGTTTCAGGTGGAATCGTATCTGAAATTCAACATAGGCGGTCGGTTTAGCTTAAGTCCAGGTCTTGCTTATCACACAAACAGTAATGGAAGAACCATAGGTCTTATGCTACAGTCTCACTGGTCGCTGTGA
- the LOC104739777 gene encoding G-type lectin S-receptor-like serine/threonine-protein kinase At1g11330, producing MNPPNILLVLLLLLPPENKSSLKEKQKNTYINFSNLVTKRKRLVVVYYFYLSCRKNRGITLFQRVMVVSVSIRRRLVLLLLAFTCFSLRLCFGQDRITFSTPIKDSAAETLLCKSSIFRFGFFTPVNSTTRLRYVGIWYDKIPLQTVVWVANKDTPINDTSGVISIYKDGNLAVTDGRNRLLWSTNVTVQVAPNATWVQLMDSGNLMLQDNRNNGETLWESFKHPYDSFMPRMTLGTNGITGENLKLTSWRSHDDPSTGNYTAGIAPFTFPELLVWKNNDISWRSGPWNGQVFIGLPNMDSLLFLDGFNLNSDNQGTISMSYANDSFMYHFNLDPDGAIYQKDWSTSMRTWRIGVKFPFTDCDAYGRCGPYGTCDTRENPPCKCVKGFVPKNSTEWNGGKWSNGCVRKAPLLCERQRNVSNGGGGGGKADAFFKLQKMKVPVNAERSQANEQVCPKVCLDNCSCTAYAYDRGIGCMLWSGNLVDMQSFLGSGIDLYIRVAHSELKTHSNLAIMIAAPVIGVTLIAAVCILLACRKFKKRPEPVKDRSAEILFKRMEALTSDNESASNQIKLKELPLFDFQVLATSTDNFSLRNKLGQGGFGPVYKGKLPEGQEIAVKRLSRKSGQGLEELMNEVVVISKLQHRNLVKLLGCCIEGEERMLVYEYMPKKSLDAYLFDPLKQTILDWKTRFNIMEGICRGLLYLHRDSRLKIIHRDLKASNILLDENLNPKISDFGLARIFRANEDEANTRRVVGTYGYMSPEYAMEGFFSEKSDVFSLGVIFLEIISGRRNSSSHKEESNLNLLAYAWKLWNDGEGASLADPAVFDKCFEKEIEKCVHIGLLCVQEVANDRPNVSNVIWMLTTESTNLAGPKQPAFIARRGASEAESSDQSSQKVSINDVSLTAVTGR from the exons ATGAATCCACCAAacatattattagtattattattattactcccACCAGAAAACAAATCTTccttgaaagaaaaacaaaaaaacacttacaTCAATTTCTCTAACCTAGtcacaaagagaaaaagactAGTAGTAGTTTACTATTTTTACCTCTCTTGtaggaaaaacagaggaatcacTCTGTTTCAGAGAGTTATGGTGGTTTCAGTGAGCATACGTCGTCGTTTAGTTCTTCTTCTACTTGCATTCACTTGCTTCTCTCTCAGACTCTGTTTTGGCCAGGACAGGATCACGTTCTCAACTCCGATCAAAGATTCAGCGGCAGAGACCCTTCTGTGCAAAAGTAGTATTTTCAGGTTTGGTTTCTTCACTCCTGTTAATTCCACTACTCGGTTACGTTATGTTGGGATTTGGTACGACAAGATTCCACTTCAAACTGTGGTTTGGGTTGCTAATAAAGACACACCCATCAACGACACTTCCGGTGTTATCTCGATCTATAAAGATGGGAATCTTGCGGTCACCGATGGTAGGAACCGCCTTCTATGGTCGACGAATGTTACGGTACAAGTGGCTCCAAATGCTACTTGGGTTCAGCTAATGGATTCTGGGAATCTTATGTTACAAGATAACAGAAACAATGGCGAGACACTGTGGGAGAGTTTCAAGCATCCTTATGATTCTTTCATGCCAAGAATGACTCTTGGAACCAACGGTATAACTGGAGAGAATCTGAAGCTTACTTCTTGGAGAAGCCATGATGATCCTTCAACAGGGAACTACACAGCTGGTATAGCTCCTTTCACGTTCCCTGAGCTTCTAGTCTGGAAGAACAATGATATATCGTGGCGTAGCGGACCGTGGAACGGTCAGGTTTTCATCGGTTTACCGAATATGGATTCGCTTCTGTTTCTTGATGGGTTTAATCTCAACAGTGATAACCAAGGCACCATTTCAATGTCTTATGCTAATGACTCGTTTATGTATCACTTTAACTTGGATCCTGACGGAGCTATATATCAGAAAGATTGGAGTACTTCTATGAGAACTTGGAGGATCGGTGTAAAGTTTCCATTCACAGACTGTGATGCATATGGTAGATGTGGTCCATACGGGACCTGCGATACCAGGGAAAACCCGCCTTGTAAATGCGTTAAAGGGTTTGTACCAAAGAACAGCACAGAGTGGAATGGAGGGAAGTGGAGTAATGGATGTGTGAGAAAAGCTCCATTGCTGTGTGAAAGACAGAGAAATGTTAgtaatggtggtggtggtggagggaAGGCAGATGCGTTTTTTAAGCTGCAGAAGATGAAAGTGCCAGTCAATGCGGAACGGTCTCAAGCTAATGAACAAGTTTGTCCTAAAGTATGTTTAGATAACTGTTCTTGCACGGCTTATGCTTATGATAGAGGAATCGGATGCATGCTTTGGAGTGGTAACTTAGTTGATATGCAATCATTTTTGGGAAGTGGCATTGATCTTTATATTCGAGTTGCACATTCAGAACTTA AAACACATAGCAATCTAGCAATTATGATCGCAGCACCTGTGATAGGCGTTACGCTTATCGCTGCAGTCTGCATTCTTTTAGCATGCAGGAAATTCAAAAAGCGTCCAG AGCCAGTGAAAGATAGAAGTGCAGAGATATTGTTTAAAAGAATGGAAGCACTTACAAGTGATAATGAGTCTGCTTCTAACCAAATCAAGCTTAAAGAGCTTCCACTATTTGATTTTCAAGTGTTAGCAACATCCACGGATAACTTCTCTTTAAGAAACAAGCTCGGTCAAGGAGGGTTTGGTCCTGTTTACAAG GGAAAATTACCAGAAGGGCAAGAAATTGCAGTGAAGAGGCTCTCAAGGAAATCAGGACAAGGACTAGAGGAACTCATGAACGAAGTTGTTGTGATATCAAAGTTGCAACATCGGAATCTAGTGAAATTACTTGGATGTTGCATTGAAGGTGAAGAAAGAATGTTAGTCTATGAATACATGCCAAAGAAAAGCTTGGATGCATATCTATTTG ACCCATTGAAGCAAACGATTCTTGATTGGAAGACTAGATTCAACATAATGGAAGGAATCTGCAGAGGTCTTTTGTACCTTCACAGAGATTCAAGACTAAAGATCATACACAGAGATCTAAAAGCTAGCAACATTTTGTTAGATGAGAATCTAAACCCGAAGATATCTGATTTCGGACTTGCAAGAATCTTCCGAGCGAATGAAGATGAAGCTAACACAAGAAGGGTTGTTGGAACATA tGGCTATATGTCACCGGAATATGCAATGGAAGGTTTCTTTTCAGAAAAATCAGACGTTTTCAGCTTAGGGGTTATATTTCTAGAGATCATTAGTGGGAGAAGAAACTCTAGTTCTCACAAGGAAGAGAGTAATCTGAACCTTTTGGCTTAT GCATGGAAGCTGTGGAATGACGGTGAAGGTGCCTCTCTAGCAGATCCAGCTGTATTTGATAAGTgttttgagaaagagatagagaaatgTGTTCATATTGGACTGTTATGTGTGCAAGAAGTTGCAAATGATAGACCGAATGTTTCAAATGTGATTTGGATGCTAACTACCGAGAGCACGAACCTCGCTGGGCCGAAGCAGCCTGCGTTTATAGCAAGAAGAGGAGCTTCTGAAGCTGAATCTTCTGACCAGAGTAGTCAAAAGGTATCTATCAATGATGTGAGCCTCACAGCTGTAACAGGGCGTTAA